Proteins encoded together in one Deltaproteobacteria bacterium window:
- a CDS encoding DUF1156 domain-containing protein translates to MIPKECKRLAEVDFPIAVVSKHAAREKSIRHGHPSTLHLWWARRPLASCRAMLLGLLLPDPCDPQCPGDFREKARELLPKVQGNVGPKDEDLRKALLYFIGESSNWDHSSDRTFLEVGRGLVKAAHPEETPLVVDPFAGGGSIPLEALRLGCEAFASDLNPVACLILKVMLEDIPRHGPELAEELRKVGKEIKKAAEKELAEFYPSDPDGSRPMAYLWARTVRCEAPNCGAEIPLVRSFWLCKKASRKRALRPIVDSAWAAQRGRPAQGQVSRQGTPTTALRFEIFEPKSDEEVPPGTVTRAKATCLCCGTVLSPERVRAQLTVQRGGGDVIFDKKGNRNGGARLMAVVTLKPVEQGRNYRLPTALDYDAVRKAQIKLLEIASTPLPNSLSRVPDEPLPWQHGHRSIGSPRVYGMQNWGDYFTERQKLSLELIREILQRAINETQGMAPRIELLVLTISKLIELACANCRWEPVAECPRSIFTRHDLPATWDFAEGVCISESSGSFSQVLDNMVSNLKTIGSNWAAGQIQIADACDLPLPTHSAKLLFTDPPYYDAVAYADLSDFFFVWLKRFLPSHPLLHDPFDPFNPLVPKKEELTVTTVSSRDGVPKTKEFFERGMTQAFAEGKRILWEDGMGCVVFAHKTTEGWEALLNAMLQARWVITASWPVTTEMGHRFNARDVAALAASVHIICRPRPEEAAVGDWGSVLRELPERVGDWIERLQSEGIRGADLVFACIGPALEIFSRYSKVETAEGREVKLAEFLEKVWEVVGRTALEQILGTAEAKARNGLAGALEEDARLTALFLWTLQSTNGEGKRQK, encoded by the coding sequence ATGATCCCAAAGGAATGTAAACGGCTGGCTGAAGTTGATTTTCCAATTGCTGTGGTCTCAAAACATGCGGCGAGGGAGAAGTCGATTCGGCATGGGCATCCGTCGACGCTCCATCTATGGTGGGCGAGGCGGCCGCTGGCTTCATGCCGCGCAATGCTGCTGGGCCTTTTGCTACCCGATCCGTGCGACCCTCAATGTCCGGGGGATTTCAGAGAGAAGGCGCGTGAATTATTGCCAAAAGTACAAGGAAATGTTGGACCGAAAGATGAAGATTTAAGAAAAGCCCTTCTTTATTTTATCGGTGAATCTTCGAATTGGGATCATTCATCCGATCGAACTTTTCTGGAAGTTGGGAGAGGATTGGTTAAAGCGGCCCACCCCGAAGAAACTCCATTGGTGGTTGATCCTTTTGCTGGTGGAGGGTCAATTCCCCTTGAGGCCCTGAGGCTTGGGTGCGAGGCCTTCGCCAGTGACTTAAATCCTGTCGCATGTTTGATCCTCAAGGTCATGCTGGAGGACATCCCTCGCCATGGGCCAGAGCTGGCCGAAGAACTGCGCAAGGTAGGAAAGGAAATTAAAAAAGCAGCGGAGAAGGAACTTGCTGAATTCTACCCTTCGGACCCAGATGGTTCGAGACCGATGGCCTATCTGTGGGCGCGCACGGTACGATGCGAAGCTCCGAATTGTGGTGCAGAAATTCCGCTTGTACGCTCTTTTTGGCTTTGCAAAAAGGCCAGTCGGAAGAGGGCCCTGCGGCCCATTGTTGATTCTGCATGGGCGGCCCAGCGTGGTCGCCCAGCCCAAGGGCAGGTATCCCGCCAAGGGACCCCTACAACAGCCCTTCGATTTGAAATATTCGAGCCCAAGAGTGATGAAGAAGTGCCGCCCGGCACCGTAACCCGAGCCAAGGCAACCTGCCTCTGCTGCGGTACAGTGCTTTCTCCAGAACGCGTGCGGGCGCAGCTTACGGTTCAGCGGGGCGGAGGCGATGTGATTTTTGATAAAAAAGGAAATCGCAATGGCGGCGCGCGCCTTATGGCTGTTGTAACTCTTAAACCTGTTGAGCAAGGAAGGAATTACCGATTACCAACGGCGCTAGATTATGATGCTGTCCGGAAGGCTCAAATAAAATTGCTGGAAATTGCCTCCACACCACTCCCCAATAGCTTGAGCAGGGTACCCGACGAACCCTTACCTTGGCAACATGGGCACCGTTCGATTGGTTCTCCTCGGGTCTATGGAATGCAAAATTGGGGAGATTATTTTACAGAACGTCAAAAGTTGTCTCTCGAACTCATTAGAGAGATTCTTCAACGAGCAATAAATGAAACCCAGGGAATGGCACCGAGGATAGAACTGCTCGTCTTGACAATATCGAAATTAATAGAGCTTGCTTGCGCAAATTGCAGATGGGAGCCCGTAGCTGAATGTCCCCGTTCAATTTTTACAAGGCATGATTTACCGGCTACATGGGATTTCGCTGAAGGGGTTTGTATTTCAGAATCTAGTGGTAGTTTCAGCCAGGTCCTAGACAATATGGTATCGAATCTTAAGACAATAGGTTCAAATTGGGCTGCGGGACAAATTCAAATAGCAGATGCTTGTGATCTGCCGCTTCCAACCCACTCAGCCAAATTGCTATTCACTGATCCTCCCTATTATGATGCGGTGGCATACGCAGATTTATCCGACTTTTTCTTTGTTTGGCTCAAACGATTTTTGCCGTCCCATCCGCTTTTGCATGACCCGTTTGATCCTTTTAATCCTTTAGTTCCCAAGAAAGAGGAATTAACAGTTACCACCGTCTCCAGCCGGGATGGGGTACCCAAGACTAAAGAATTTTTTGAAAGAGGGATGACACAAGCTTTCGCTGAAGGAAAGCGGATACTATGGGAAGATGGGATGGGTTGTGTAGTATTCGCTCACAAGACGACTGAAGGCTGGGAAGCCCTGCTTAACGCAATGCTGCAGGCAAGGTGGGTTATCACTGCATCATGGCCTGTTACAACAGAAATGGGTCATCGATTTAACGCTCGTGATGTTGCCGCCCTCGCCGCGAGTGTTCATATCATCTGTCGCCCCCGGCCAGAGGAGGCAGCCGTAGGGGATTGGGGCAGTGTTCTCCGCGAACTTCCTGAAAGGGTGGGCGATTGGATAGAACGTCTCCAATCAGAAGGCATTCGCGGGGCGGATCTTGTTTTTGCCTGCATCGGGCCAGCCCTGGAAATCTTCAGCCGCTATTCGAAAGTGGAGACTGCCGAAGGACGCGAGGTTAAGCTGGCTGAGTTTTTGGAGAAAGTCTGGGAGGTTGTTGGTCGTACAGCTCTTGAGCAGATCTTGGGGACCGCCGAGGCCAAAGCCCGGAATGGGCTTGCTGGTGCACTTGAGGAGGACGCCCGTCTGACAGCCCTTTTCCTTTGGACTCTGCAGAGCACCAATGGTGAAGGGAAAAGGCAAAAATGA